From a single Xiphophorus maculatus strain JP 163 A chromosome 5, X_maculatus-5.0-male, whole genome shotgun sequence genomic region:
- the ier2 gene encoding immediate early response gene 2 protein yields MNATTAMEVNIEARRILAVSISKLYASRTQRGGLRLHRSLLLSLVMKSARDIYHSSRESEAPSGGLSAPEEAMDTSSSPVLPEPQPEPLSDRNSSETATEESDSKVDDYDFDIVEEKENLSPARQSRKRRGKASAAPDFLPSKRARLEPGEERYDAPLASCRVGAGESLATLSLNQVIPAF; encoded by the coding sequence ATGAATGCCACAACAGCAATGGAAGTCAACATCGAAGCCAGGCGGATACTGGCCGTGTCGATAAGTAAGCTGTACGCCTCTCGGACTCAGAGAGGGGGACTGAGGCTCCACCGGAGCCTCCTGCTGTCCTTGGTCATGAAGTCTGCCCGGGACATCTACCACTCCTCCCGGGAGAGCGAGGCGCCGAGCGGAGGGCTGTCAGCTCCGGAGGAGGCGATGGACACCAGCTCCAGCCCGGTGCTGCCGGAGCCGCAGCCGGAGCCCCTGTCGGACAGAAACTCCTCAGAGACTGCCACAGAGGAGTCGGACAGTAAGGTGGATGACTATGATTTTGACATTGTCGAAGAAAAAGAGAACCTGAGCCCGGCGAGGCAGTCCAGGAAACGCCGGGGCAAAGCGTCGGCGGCGCCCGACTTCCTTCCCAGCAAGAGGGCGAGGCTAGAGCCCGGGGAGGAGAGGTATGACGCTCCGTTGGCCAGCTGTCGCGTCGGGGCTGGAGAGTCCCTGGCCACTTTGTCTCTGAATCAAGTCATACCTGCCTTctga